In the Anomalospiza imberbis isolate Cuckoo-Finch-1a 21T00152 chromosome 3, ASM3175350v1, whole genome shotgun sequence genome, TTTCAAATCTGGCTTTAAGAAAATTCAACTAGTATGTAACTCACTCTCCAAATATTTGATtaagagagaggaagagagaataTTTCCACTAAAAGTCATAAGCCATTTAAATAAGCTTCATTGCTATTATTTGgataatgacaaaaaaaattaacatctcTGTGACCCTAGGTTATCAGAGCATCTCATAAAGATAGCAATGATCAACTGATTTTTAACAGCAACTCTTTGATGAAAATACAGTGAGACCACATCTGGAGTACTGTGCCCAGGCTCCTCAGCACAAGTAAGAAAAGGAGCTACTGGAGAGTGCCCAGctgaggccacaaagatgatgaagagtctggagcatctctcttatgaggagaGACTGCGGGAGCAGGGCCTGTTAAGTCTAGAGATGACTGAGAGGGGTCTCATCAATACATACAAATATCTCAAAGGTGTGTGCCAAGAAGATGGTACCAAGTTCTTTTCAGtggtggtgcccagtgacaggatgaggagcaATGGTGATAAAAACACAAGAAGTTTCACCTCAACACGAGGAAGAACTTTTTTACATTTAGGGTGGCAGAGCATcggaacaggctgcccagagggaggTCTTGGgttctccctctctggagacactCAAAAGCCAACCAGATGTGTTTCTTTGTAATCTGCTCTAGGTGATCTTGCCTTGGCAGGGCGATTGGACTATATGATCTTCAGATGTCCCTTTCAATCctaactattctgtgattctgtgatacagAGGAGATTCAGAACACTTACTGCAGATATTCACAGAAGAGAACCTAAATTTAGCCAATATTGCACACCCCTTAAAACAGTGAGTGCACTCTGGACATTTAAAAGAGGTTTAGAGATCTCTCTACTGCATTTGTTGGATTTGAAGGCAAATAGGCTTGGAAGTTTTAGCAACTTCTTTCTATTGCTAACAAAAGGTGCACTAGGACTCCGGCATAGAAGAGAGACAttgtcttctctttttccacCACAGAGATGAAGGTTTGTCCCTGTAAATAAGCTTCCTAAAGTAAATAACTCCCTCCAAAGAATTACCTGCAGATAGTACTGTCCTTCAATAACATGAAGGCCATCAAAAGCACCCAGCACATAAACTTCATcatctcttttctcttccatCTTGTAGCTCAAGTGACAGCAGAGGTTTTTTTGGCAGACAGTGAGATTCCCCCCAGGCTTAGTGAGCTCTGTGAAAGTAAAGAGGTCTTCAAAGATGATTCCTGTGAATTCATGGTCATTCTGTGAGAATCTTTCAACACTCAAAGCATATGagttccagctgacagcaggcgGGGAGGCAGGAGAAAGACGAGGGTGTGCATCTAGTTCAGCAATGAGGAGGTGACCATCTTCAGTTTTCATGTTGTAGGAGTATGTTCTGGCTCCAGCTGGTGCATAAATGCCACTCCCTGTGGAGAGCACAATAGTCAGTCcaagaagaatttaaaaaatcatgttATCCTTCTAATTGTCTCTGCTGATAGCTTATCCACTATTCTACACTGATTACCGTTATTTTAGTCTCATCAAAGGTGACCATTAGATACTCAGTACATAGAGCTCATGCTTTGGTAAAGAATagcattttttcccttaaataaGGTCTGCTCAGTGTAGCCAGAGGCAGACGatgtttgtttctttatgtTATGTTATGATTACATTTATGGCCTCCTCAgttcttttttctcctgtatGCAATAGAGAtgataattcctttttttcttggctGATTGATGCGAAAGGACCAGCTACTGCTTGAGACAATCCAAAACAGGCAAGTATCACAGGCCTATCCATGAACAGAAGGAGACAGTAATTGTCCAGCCCCCTTTACACTGGCTGAGAATTCCTCCCCTCATGGGTGATTCACATCTGACCAGCACCAAGCAACAGATGGAAATCAAAGGTCTCTCATACCCATCACTGCAGAAGCCTGTCAGGCATTTCAAATGAAAAGTGAAGATACTGGTGTAACTGAAATATATTATTCCATAAGCTGAGgtctaaaaaaaatcaatgctaCATTCTAAAATGAAGATGTGGACTTCTTAGCAGTGTTACTACAACAGGCCTGAACATGTGTTTTAATGGTTTTCTGTAACAGTGTTAAATACAGCTATAAATATCTAACTTGGCAGAATAAATGGAGCCACATATATGCTTTATGAGTATATTTGCAGTTTGGCATTCAATCGTAGACTTAGACGTGCAGAGGGAAAGAGccttaaaaaccacaaaaatttcTGTTCAGGTATAAGGGCAGTGACCTACTACTTATTTAGAGCCATTAAAGGAAAAGACAGTCCTAAGAAACgagggaaaataaaacactaCAAGTTTTGTTATGCCTTTATGAAACCAATAGGAACAGGATCCATCAGCTTTGAAATTTGGTGACTAGACTCTTCACCTTCCAAAGAAATTCATTATATTCCTCTGCAAAATCACTTTGTAGAACAGGGAATAAGATATTTGTGGTTATAAAGATTCTTGCACAGAGTGAAAATTAAGTTACCTGTCATTTCTATGCTAGTGTTGTGAGTATTGGCAGCTAAGACATTGACACGCATGCCCATAGCCCAGGCAGAGTGAAACTCAATTGCAGTCAGAAAGGGCAGGACATTCATCCAAGCTGTTGGGAAGAGCACGGTGTCCACCTGCATCTTGCTCACCAGGACCACGGCAGGCTCATAGAAAAGGATGTCAAAGCAAGTGAAAATGCCAAACTTTCCAAAAGGAGTCTCAAAGGTGACAGCTTCTGGCTCTTTTGGATAATTAAACTGATTTTCTCCTAGAAAGAGATTATACTGTAGGGGAAGGAAAATAGAGAAACCAGTTAGAGGCACTTACTGACAACGTGTCTTGGAGTTATTCCCTAAAACTGATCAGAATGACTAAAGAAATTGTTTGACTTGTGTTGGAAACCCTCACAGGTAGGAAATCTGACTAACATTATATTTTCATTGTATCCAAAATATGGAACACATATTACATATTGCCCTGGCATCTAGCTAGGAAAGCAGCCAGCTGCCTTCAGGTCTGTTGGTGTCATCTGCATAAGAATAATCTCTCCACTCCCTCCACCTAGTTAATATTTCTGGCGACCCAAATGCAACCAGAAGAGAAATAGTAATGTAACAGAAGTGTGGGGGATCTGGTGCCAAGAGACAAAATCGGTGACTTTGGTGTGGAGGTgcccagcagcactgaaagTACAGAGAACCAGCAGGAAGCACAGGACAGTATTAGGGATACTGCAGAGTAGAAAACAAAGGCTGTGCTGATGGAGGAAAGGCAGATGATCTCAGCCAACAGAAAAACTGAAGTTTGTGACGTTTCAGCTTTCCAACATTTTC is a window encoding:
- the LOC137470807 gene encoding pantetheinase-like isoform X2, which encodes MNGCSLYGLVWMLQRCCRFLAHGPCHISKLITHCSSCHGYRFGPAPVQERLSCMARNNSIYVVANIGDKKPCASSDPNCPRDGRYQYNTDVVFDAQGKLVARYHKYNLFLGENQFNYPKEPEAVTFETPFGKFGIFTCFDILFYEPAVVLVSKMQVDTVLFPTAWMNVLPFLTAIEFHSAWAMGMRVNVLAANTHNTSIEMTGSGIYAPAGARTYSYNMKTEDGHLLIAELDAHPRLSPASPPAVSWNSYALSVERFSQNDHEFTGIIFEDLFTFTELTKPGGNLTVCQKNLCCHLSYKMEEKRDDEVYVLGAFDGLHVIEGQYYLQICSLLKCPSTNLSTCGQPEEMAQTKFEMFSLSGTFGTSYVFPEVLYSGVQLAPGEFEVLADGRLINRNTTSKPVLTVTLYGRWYEKDPPRTDQASA